A genomic segment from Saimiri boliviensis isolate mSaiBol1 chromosome 14, mSaiBol1.pri, whole genome shotgun sequence encodes:
- the LOC141581048 gene encoding LOW QUALITY PROTEIN: uncharacterized protein LOC141581048 (The sequence of the model RefSeq protein was modified relative to this genomic sequence to represent the inferred CDS: deleted 1 base in 1 codon; substituted 1 base at 1 genomic stop codon), with product CGKHLCRRDPQVHMPTAAWAFPPGTPGVNVCFTGVSRSVGAPPDGELAGGGGSSHSSLGETSGPQPGXEKRELRHSPPPACAHTHTHTQRQGRWERGGHFCCFCSPGLPPAFPCPERDTRCQVKGHTWPGPHWIVAHLASRAAKLSLRCPPLSRKEPDHASHHPQG from the exons TGTGGAAAACACCTTTGCAGACGCGACCCCCAAGTGCACATGCCGACCGCCGCGTGGGCTTTTCCTCCGGGAACGCCTGGGGTGAACGTGTGTTTTACAGGCGTTTCCAGGAGCGTGGGTGCCCCTCCAGACGGGGAGCTGGCGGGCGGGGGTGGCAGCAGCCACTCGAGCCTTGGGGAGACCAGCGGTCCTCAGCCAGGCTGAGAGAAAAGAGAGTTAAGGCACTCACCCCCACctgcgtgcgcgcacacacacacacacacaca AAGGCAGGGTCGGTGGGAGAGAGGAGGACATTTCTGCTGCTTCTGCAGCCCAGGTCTCCCACCGGCCTTCCCCTGCCCTGAACGAGACACCAGGTGCCAGGTAAAGGGCCACACCTGGCCGGGCCCCCACTGGATCGTGGCCCACCTGGCC TCCAGGGCTGCTAAGCTCAGCCTCCGCTGCCCTCCTCTCTCCAGGAAGGAGCCAGACCACGCTTCCCACCATCCCCAGGGGTAA